One genomic segment of Leishmania braziliensis MHOM/BR/75/M2904 complete genome, chromosome 7 includes these proteins:
- a CDS encoding cysteine peptidase B (CPB), whose protein sequence is MKPMYFPLRSSQTKSGVGGAVIEQRSPDSTAGDFGNDGVGAIVMGTAPLTELVDVDAMTTSHAYASHKLHASDKRLKCGAGSIAVPLSTAVILPSVTELTNQAEALNSPPSAMSPISAMRRAMEKGARPMRRPHDASAASPLTHARSGSGGDRDEAAKATALRRDVVRRTLSLLGLPTSTGVSAGVDRCEAAVESPSQVPEDGAGVGEHAHVTTSSQSSVRDRLGSALAPEVPSPSAAVAPRTPAERTQVNTDAEFPCSPVVRTFGAFLQLMQPAPPPPIPVVSLSDSQTARSEPCSTVRDNVAGNGQQFHTIPPLPPPLPLPPPYGETPAPQPAFGAGTFASAQDLVAHVRLLLPWMIFASKKRRRVVGGEDGLADDLAMSLLSLSSLPIPAALERTTRAGSLSFSQPQQRGAPPTRSAAITCRSTFVDGEVTLVSDHVDAVLPTWAYLSSHIADAVPPMHVISVPTVAVVRDDFLTIASTGSYNHHNSMANSIVGGVATSLSSTAATPLIVDELVDRQSCLYPHGLADACALAQLRRLKPKTATAGASAQSSLRFLRLELQVDVQHIPPTVRGVAPAERQCMLDQVLTEFTLTGVLPTTVLRGVLNDAALRLLASVDEQVLRQVAGEVDLASQAEVDSHDGDASSTLAVPTVAAQAHRQRVVPLSLHVHTLQGEPGGASSHTPAASPISGETGSLRHLPTGLTTTPTRLILTVLVHVQQTSATSTASEAQETPATNNEQKLQANKEGREGASVTMEAPSSSSAAGATARMDDNASVSLASTVVQHLFPLTFGLSRFTTKLSLSSAVDYDVQHTTKRTSSAESPSSGTAEAVEEEAAAVSAGISGLRTAESRGATTSTTTEEGPRIARARGAAQPWAWQDISLGSVRAWCGLAELKPLPTSAAMMSSSSPPAFSRVARAVVAGADSTASMSTFLPSQTGSKQRRSLKKALPEVATTVSTTAEGVVVAAAAAASASQGVSGTAAKQEVISKREMKGQLVEDDKDRGEFDDGSAISVSLRRCDVAKETMALTAAVEAVRCCVDALCGHARRLRVLMDIVKDEVEAVQVDADNSGSGAADYCGVEGREEHQRKAHAGRRCTVVFASTDSTSKTGATPSRRCVSDHAYMQDIMVAVQKMLGYGLTRLIITCLSAPESAEDSEASTTAENVADCDAEKRNAGPRSVLFSMLASAEGSDDSDVAPTCSIAQQLRRRFSVYGRYLTKRVCAPLEELEMLFVECTSSAATTPRTTTATPTILKDGNGSPSDVSSPTRQAVLGAQVMLKETRRHRRRAAGVDASQDEVKWSGAGKTEEADEYAVDSTVLPALSVAKAAVQLCRMMAGTSAPLCDAGAVASGKEFSRVQHMPMAATSSGGLATMSNPVSLIQCHDRRNYRSISRSPFASIRMVGAAAGALHSLHERVASLVDTITRGLRLLEAEEQRWATLQEPLACLREYWGDIRVIINKERVQRCEVTLSSLVALERQVRGTLAMEEVRGWSSIVEEEITSAAEAESALAVVVELGKLTVSASQSRTFNQRCVAQLPIRTPVATLPLMRDLSKADLSPEQPLEVPQRAMMAEECKEERATVGSDEHSEVEVEEWLLKPLLPKRSHLLDVERDESQVAAEGELQDTFVGDAIVVESGGDDSIEASTEKLDNQPVEFAETMTSPPLSLLSTAASNSLTATPTPKQMPQHSQLKQNGLAKRSRQAPTTQPQSQTQSRGKASCSRTQVSQGSSTPPISLPHSRSLAAASSSLARLSQRRGAAAADASTRAVVSMEGALALAPLNVDVIVLRQATPFVAVGVALFLLLLFL, encoded by the coding sequence ATGAAGCCCATGTATTTCCCTTTGCGTTCTTCACAAACAAAGAGCGGTGTTGGCGGCGCGGTCATCGAGCAGAGGAGTCCTGACAGCACCGCTGGTGACTTTGGCAACGACGGCGTGGGTGCGATTGTGATGGGCACGGCGCCGCTAACAGAGCTGGTGGACGTGGACGCGATGACCACCTCACACGCTTACGCCTCGCACAAGTTGCATGCATCGGATAAGCGCCTCAAGTGTGGTGCCGGAAGCATTGCAGTaccgctctccaccgccgtTATTTTGCCGAGTGTAACGGAGCTAACGAACCAAGCCGAGGCGCTGAATTCGCCGCCCTCGGCGATGTCGCCCATATCTGCTATGCGACGTGCTATGGAGAAAGGTGCGCGCCCAATGCGCCGCCCGCACGACGCGTCCGCTGCCTCCCCTCTTACACACGCTCggagtggcagtggtggagaTCGCGACGAGGCCGCCAAGGCAACAGCGTTGCGGCGCGACGTTGTGCGTCGTACCTTGTCATTGCTGGGGCTTCCCACCTCCACCGGCGTCTCTGCCGGTGTGGATCGTTGCGAGGCTGCGGTGGAGTCACCCTCTCAGGTTCCGGAGGACGGGGCTGGCGTCGGTGAGCACGCTCACGTCACGACATCGTCGCAGTCTAGTGTCAGGGACCGCTTGGGATCAGCATTAGCACCTGAAGTGCCCTCGCCATCCGCGGCAGTGGCTCCGAGGACGCCGGCCGAGAGAACGCAGGTCAATACCGACGCCGAGTTCCCCTGCTCGCCGGTGGTGAGGACGTTTGGTGCCTTTCTGCAGCTTATGCagccagcaccaccacccccaatCCCCGTTGTGTCACTGTCAGACAGTCAGACGGCACGCTCAGAGCCGTGCTCAACAGTACGAGACAACGTGGCAGGAAACGGCCAGCAATTTCACACCATCCCTCctctaccgccgccgctgcctctgccgccaccgtACGGGGAAACTCCGGCTCCGCAGCCAGCCTTTGGCGCCGGGACCTTCGCCTCTGCGCAGGACCTCGTTGCACATGTGCGACTGCTACTGCCATGGATGATCTTTGCATCAaagaagcggcgccgcgtggTTGGTGGAGAAGACGGCCTCGCTGATGACTTGGCGATGTccctgctgtcgctgtccTCGCTTCCGATCCCTGCCGCCTTGGAGCGCACCACACGTGCGGGTTCATTGTCGTTttcgcagccgcagcagcgcggtgCGCCGCCAACGCGCTCTGCCGCCATCACATGCCGCTCCACTTTCGTTGACGGCGAGGTTACTCTCGTCAGCGACCACGTGGACGCGGTACTGCCGACGTGGGCGTACCTCTCCTCACACATCGCGGACGCCGTCCCGCCAATGCACGTCATATCGGTCCccactgttgctgttgtgAGGGACGACTTCCTGACGATAGCCTCAACAGGGAGCTACAACCACCACAACAGCATGGCCAACTCCATCGTTGGTGGGGTGGCGACCTCGTTATcgtcgacggcagcgacccCGCTCATCGTGGACGAGCTCGTGGATCGGCAGTCGTGCTTGTACCCGCACGGGCTGGCGGATGCCTGCGCGCTGGCTCAGCTACGGCGGCTGAAGCCAAAGACGGCGACCGCAGGTGCATCGGCGCAGAGCTCTCTACGCTTTCTGCGGCTGGAGCTGCAGGTTGATGTGCAACATATCCCTCCCACGGTGAGGGGTGTGGCACCGGCCGAGCGGCAGTGCATGCTGGATCAAGTCCTCACCGAGTTCACGCTGACGGGCGTGTTGCCCACGACCGTACTACGAGGCGTACTGAATGACGCTGCACTGCGGTTGTTGGCCAGCGTGGACGAGCAGGTGTTGCGACAGGTGGCCGGGGAGGTGGACCTGGCTAGTCAAGCGGAGGTCGACTCCCATGACGGCGACGCATCGAGCACCTTGGCAGTGCCCACTGTCGCTGCTCAAGCCCATCGCCAGCGTGTCGTGCCGCTCAGCCTCCATGTTCACACGCTTCAAGGGGAGCCGGGTGGTGCTTCTTCGCACACCCCAGCAGCCTCCCCCATCTCTGGCGAAACCggctcgctgcgccacctACCGACGGGGCTCACAACCACACCGACGCGACTGATCCTCACAGTGCTCGTGCACGTACAGCAGACTTCCGCAACGTCCACCGCTTCTGAGGCTCAGGAGACGCCGGCGACGAACAATGAGCAAAAACTGCAGGCAAATAAAGAAGGCCGCGAAGGCGCGTCAGTGACGATGGAGGccccttcctcgtcctccgcTGCAGGTGCGACGGCTCGGATGGACGACAACGCCAGCGTGTCCTTGGCTAGCACCGTTGTACAGCATCTTTTTCCACTCACCTTCGGGCTGTCACGCTTCACGACGAAGCTCTCTCTATCCAGCGCTGTTGACTACGATGTGCAGCACACCACAAAGAGGACCAGTAGCGCTGAGAGCCCATCAAGTGGTACCGCAGAGGCTGTGGAAGAagaagccgccgccgtttCAGCGGGGATCTCAGGGCTGCGAACAGCAGAGTCCCGTGGAGCCACAACTTCGACGACGACTGAGGAAGGCCCACGCATCGCTCGAGCACGAGGGGCGGCGCAGCCGTGGGCGTGGCAGGACATCTCCCTTGGCTCTGTGCGGGCGTGGTGCGGCCTAGCAGAGCTGAAGCCGCTTCCCACCTCGGCAGCAATGatgtcctcctcttctccgccgGCGTTCTCGCGTGTGGCGCGTGCCGTGGTTGCAGGGGCCGACAGCACGGCAAGCATGAGCACTTTTCTCCCCTCGCAGACGGGGTCGAAGCAGCGGCGATCGCTCAAGAAGGCGCTCCCCGAAGTCGCCACCACAGTTTCTACCACAGCGGAGGGCGTAGTTGtcgcggctgccgccgccgcttctgcgAGCCAGGGAGTCAGCGGTACCGCGGCTAAGCAGGAAGTGATTTCTAAGCGTGAGATGAAGGGCCAGTTGGTCGAGGACGACAAGGATAGGGGTGAGttcgacgacggcagcgccatTAGCGTGTCACTGCGGCGCTGTGATGTGGCCAAGGAGACGATGGCGCTGacagctgctgtggaggccgtgcgctgctgtgtggaCGCGCTGTGCGGTCACGCCAGGCGGCTGCGGGTGCTCATGGATATAGTCAAGGATGAGGTGGAAGCTGTTCAGGTAGACGCCGacaacagcggcagtggcgcggccGACTACTGTGGCGTAGAGGGCAGGGAGGAGCACCAGAGGAAGGCACATGCGGGCCGGCGTTGCACTGTGGTGTTCGCGTCGACCGACAGCACTTCCAAGACGGGCGCCACTCCTAGCCGCCGTTGCGTCAGCGATCACGCTTACATGCAAGACATCATGGTGGCTGTTCAGAAGATGCTCGGGTACGGGCTAACGCGCTTGATTATCACTTGCCTTTCCGCACCAGAGTCCGCCGAAGACAGCGAGGCGTCTACCACGGCGGAGAATGTGGCTGACTGCGATGCCGAGAAGCGAAATGCGGGCCCTCGCTCCGTCCTCTTTTCCATGCTCGCTAGCGCCGAGGGCAGCGATGACAGCGACGTGGCGCCCACGTGCAGcattgcgcagcagctgcgacgccgGTTCTCTGTGTACGGCCGCTACCTTAcaaagcgtgtgtgtgccccgctggaggagctcgagatGCTCTTTGTAGAatgcaccagcagcgccgccacgacgcCAAGGACCACTACGGCGACGCCCACCATCTTGAAAGACGGCAACGGAAGTCCGAGTGACGTGTCGAGCCCCACGCGTCAGGCGGTCCTAGGGGCACAGGTGATGTTGAAGGAaacgcgccgccaccgccgccgcgctgcgggcGTAGATGCTTCACAGGACGAAGTGAAGTGGAGTGGTGCCGGGAAGAccgaggaggcggacgagTATGCTGTCGACTCCACCGTGCTGCCTGCCTTATCCGTtgcgaaggcggcggtgcagctctgccgcaTGATGGCCGGCACATCTGCCCCGTTGTGCGATGCTGGCGCTGTTGCTTCTGGCAAGGAGTTTTCAAGGGTCCAGCACATGCCCATGGCGGCtaccagcagcggtggttTGGCGACGATGTCGAACCCAGTCTCGCTAATTCAGTGCCACGACCGTCGGAACTACCGCTCCATCTCACGCTCACCTTTCGCCTCCATACGCATggtcggtgccgccgccggcgctcTTCATTCCCTGCACGAGCGCGTTGCCTCCCTTGTTGACACCATTACCAGAGGGCTGCGACTActtgaggcggaggagcaacGGTGGGCAACGCTGCAGGAGCCGCTGGCGTGCCTGAGGGAGTACTGGGGCGACATACGAGTGATCATCAACAAGGAGCGTGTCCAACGGTGTGAGGTAACGCTGTCGTCACTGGTTGCCTTGGAGAGGCAGGTGCGAGGCACCCTGGCGATGGAAGAGGTACGTGGGTGGTCATCGATTGTGGAAGAAGAGATCACTTCGGCCGCTGAGGCTGAGTCTGCATTAGCTGTGGTTGTTGAGCTCGGCAAACTCACTGTTTCAGCGAGCCAGTCTCGTACGTTCAACCAGCGCTGCGTTGCTCAGTTGCCCATACGGACTCCGGTAGCCACGCTGCCGTTGATGCGGGACCTTAGTAAAGCCGACTTGTCCCCAGAGCAGCCGCTCGAGGTACCGCAGCGAGCGATGATGGCGGAGGAGTGCAAGGAAGAGCGAGCAACAGTGGGCTCAGACGAACACTCGgaagtggaggtggaggagtggCTGCTAAAGCCATTGCTGCCGAAGCGGTCGCACCTGTTAGACGTCGAGCGAGACGAGTCacaggtggcggcggagggCGAGCTGCAAGACACTTTCGTTGGCGACGCCATTGTGGTCGAGAGTGGCGGCGATGACAGCATTGAGGCATCGACCGAGAAACTGGATAACCAACCTGTTGAGTTCGCCGAGACAATGACGTCACCTCCGTTatctctcctctccaccgcagcgTCCAACAGCCTCACCGCTACCCCAACACCGAAGCAGATGCCCCAACACAGCCAACTGAAGCAGAATGGTCTCGCGAAACGGTCACGCCAGGCTCCAACGACGCAGCCACAGTCACAGACTCAGTCTCGCGGCAAGGCATCATGTTCACGTACGCAGGTATCGCAAGGCAGCTCTACGCCTCCAATATCTCTGCCACACTCGAGGTCATTGGCGGCAGCATCAAGCAGCTTGGCGCGACTGTCGCAGCGgcgaggcgccgccgccgctgatgctAGCACCCGTGCTGTGGTGTCTATGGAGGGTGCACTCGCACTAGCGCCGCTGAACGTGGATGTGATAGTCCTCCGCCAGGCCACCCCGTTCGTGGCCGTCGGGgttgctcttttccttcttcttcttttcctgtAA
- a CDS encoding putative ras-related protein rab-14, protein MSHKYIFKYIIIGDMSVGKSCLMHLFTEQRYRKDLLHTIGVDFGTTVIDINGELVKLQMWDTAGQERFRSVTRGYYRGAAGALLVYDISRRSTYAHIGTWLTDARLNTGPETVFILVGNKSDLEEQREVSYEEAAQFAAEHNLLFVECSSLNGNNVEEVFLSTARRIHEKVKSGVMSPVDPESGVQLHAAAIPTSTANSGQAGGPVDLTTVKSGGAAGAAESSCC, encoded by the coding sequence ATGAGCCACAAATACATCTTTAAGTACATCATCATCGGCGACATGAGCGTCGGAAAGAGCTGCCTCATGCACCTCTTCACCGAGCAGCGGTACCGCAAGGACCTGCTGCACACCATTGGGGTCGACTTTGGCACCACAGTCATCGACATCAACGGCGAGCTTGTGAAGCTGCAGATGTGGGACACAGCCGGGCAGGAGCGCTTCCGCTCTGTCACGCGCGGCTACTACCGCGGCGCAGCCGGCGCGCTACTCGTGTATGACATTAGCCGACGATCCACCTACGCCCACATCGGCACTTGGCTGACGGATGCTCGGCTGAACACGGGGCCCGAGACGGTGTTCATCCTCGTAGGCAACAAGTCAgacctggaggagcagcgagaGGTCTCGTACGAGGAGGCAGCCCAGTTTGCAGCGGAGCACAATCTGCTGTTTGTGGAGTGCAGCTCGCTAAACGGCAACAACGTCGAGGAGGTCTTCCTGTCTACGGCGCGCCGCATTCACGAGAAGGTGAAGAGTGGTGTGATGAGCCCAGTCGATCCGGAGAgtggcgtgcagctgcacgccgccgccattcCCACCTCAACCGCAAACAGTGGCCAGGCTGGGGGTCCAGTTGATTTGACGACTGTCAAgagtggcggcgccgctggtgcggcGGAGTCGAGCTGCTGCTAG